One window from the genome of Rhodococcus sp. ABRD24 encodes:
- a CDS encoding helix-turn-helix domain-containing protein: MTARVAGVLLDEADTRLVVGVLDTLAVLTRQRGQRLRPDVVALRKRLTDAAAAPDVSASEPVPDSLFHSVYDTERSYEDTRSAARMLGITPHGVRHLLRTGRLEGHRHAGTWYVDRDSLIERTRQCRLPS; encoded by the coding sequence GTGACCGCCCGGGTGGCGGGGGTACTTCTCGACGAGGCCGATACCCGACTGGTGGTCGGCGTCCTCGACACCCTCGCCGTACTGACGCGACAGCGTGGCCAACGCCTGCGCCCCGACGTAGTGGCGCTCCGGAAACGCCTTACTGACGCGGCCGCTGCTCCTGACGTCAGCGCGTCAGAACCGGTACCCGACAGCCTGTTTCACTCGGTCTATGACACCGAGCGCAGCTACGAGGACACCCGGTCCGCGGCGCGGATGCTCGGCATCACTCCGCACGGCGTGCGTCACCTGCTCCGCACCGGTCGGCTCGAAGGCCACCGGCACGCGGGCACCTGGTACGTCGACCGAGACAGCCTGATCGAGAGGACACGACAGTGTCGACTTCCTTCCTGA
- a CDS encoding major capsid protein: MVATPKVGYDLAELEDFGGKFEVTDEERTRNQTDVVDQRTTQLANSILRSLDRRALAAVDAALDGLDGGVGVVFGSNWSAIERNGDPTSQTPTPDRFEANLADVQLAFDIDDLGLTFDTLVMNPTQKAAVATAYGKDLADVLAAFETKIVASGGRRSFSRTSFPRSRRTTRTRSRRSPDWRADRERARDQQAGFRRGRGRAGHPRT; encoded by the coding sequence ATCGTCGCGACCCCGAAGGTGGGCTACGACCTCGCGGAGCTGGAGGACTTCGGCGGCAAGTTCGAGGTCACGGACGAGGAACGTACTCGCAACCAGACCGACGTCGTCGACCAGCGGACCACGCAGCTCGCGAACTCGATCCTCCGGAGCCTCGACCGCCGTGCCCTGGCCGCGGTCGACGCCGCACTCGATGGCCTCGACGGGGGTGTCGGCGTGGTCTTCGGCTCGAACTGGTCGGCAATCGAGCGCAACGGTGACCCGACCTCGCAAACCCCGACCCCGGACCGTTTCGAAGCGAACCTCGCCGACGTGCAGCTCGCGTTCGATATCGACGACCTCGGGCTGACGTTCGACACGCTCGTGATGAACCCGACTCAGAAGGCGGCCGTGGCCACCGCTTACGGCAAGGACCTCGCCGACGTGCTCGCCGCGTTCGAGACGAAGATCGTCGCGAGCGGCGGTCGACGATCGTTCAGTCGTACGTCGTTCCCGCGTTCGCGCCGCACAACCCGTACGCGGTCAAGAAGATCACCGGATTGGCGGGCTGATCGTGAACGAGCACGAGATCAACAAGCTGGTTTCCGCCGCGGTCGCGGACGGGCGGGTCACCCCCGGACGTAA
- a CDS encoding toll/interleukin-1 receptor domain-containing protein gives MLDPKVRIELLFQVVEELENLTSDREDIVLQTYGIEPRRFEGFGPGSTLAEAVNSASDDQVLALARQFDIDTPQVDAPVAVAHSAARSAEPLFMFASHLTTHRALVAAVANRLERYNITLFVAHDSIAVDNPWAAEIENALDRADAGVVFVHDGFKQSDWCDQEVGWMLGRKIPVFAFMFDATAYGPLGQRQAEQVRGAADPTKIAESIVDRAKAKPELVAGLTASLVNAISASGSFATTDAVWARLRELRSLDSGQCAQLLEATKTNTQIYRAVSKVPADARERYTTLIAKFLRQQPGGSTIMQDIEAYEQYLRDRDAAQSKPLTKPPVVR, from the coding sequence ATGTTGGACCCGAAAGTTCGAATTGAATTGTTGTTTCAGGTCGTCGAAGAACTGGAGAACCTGACTTCGGATCGAGAGGACATCGTCCTACAGACCTACGGCATCGAACCGAGGCGGTTCGAGGGATTCGGTCCAGGGTCGACTCTCGCCGAGGCTGTGAACTCTGCCTCCGACGACCAGGTCCTTGCACTGGCCCGCCAATTCGATATCGACACCCCGCAGGTGGACGCTCCGGTGGCGGTGGCCCATTCGGCCGCGAGGAGTGCCGAGCCGCTGTTCATGTTCGCCTCGCACCTCACCACCCACCGTGCGCTCGTCGCTGCTGTCGCGAATCGGCTCGAGCGGTACAACATCACGTTGTTTGTCGCGCACGACTCGATCGCTGTCGACAACCCCTGGGCGGCCGAGATCGAGAACGCCCTCGATCGGGCGGACGCGGGCGTTGTGTTCGTCCACGACGGGTTCAAGCAGAGCGACTGGTGCGACCAAGAAGTCGGGTGGATGCTGGGGCGAAAGATTCCGGTGTTCGCGTTCATGTTCGACGCCACGGCGTACGGCCCCCTGGGGCAGCGGCAGGCCGAGCAAGTCCGAGGCGCGGCCGACCCAACCAAGATCGCGGAGAGCATCGTCGACAGGGCGAAGGCGAAACCGGAGTTGGTGGCAGGGCTGACGGCCTCACTAGTGAACGCGATTTCGGCGTCGGGGAGTTTCGCGACCACTGACGCGGTGTGGGCGCGCCTGCGGGAACTGCGGTCCCTGGACAGTGGACAGTGCGCCCAACTCCTCGAAGCGACGAAAACCAACACACAGATCTACCGGGCGGTTTCGAAGGTGCCGGCCGACGCCCGGGAGCGGTACACGACGCTGATCGCGAAGTTCCTGCGGCAGCAGCCCGGCGGTAGCACGATCATGCAGGACATCGAGGCTTACGAGCAGTACCTGCGGGACCGCGATGCCGCGCAGTCGAAGCCACTGACGAAGCCGCCGGTAGTGCGGTGA
- a CDS encoding alpha/beta hydrolase, with the protein MGFADYGPADGFVVVNAHAGLSCRLDIRAATPVAEAAGIRLISPDRPGIGLSDPSPGRTVLDWADDVEELVDHLGIERMGVLGWSMGGQYAAALGYALAPRINRVAIVAGALPLTEEGAFAGLAAMERRLTRLSQRWPALAEMSLRSLAVMALRMPCSFVRMAGRSLGPADAEVVSGEREFYAAMTNEALRSPSGIVEDYRAWARPWGFEPEDLEVPVDVWWGDADRLIPKEWPSELARRIPKSTLNIGTGGHFMAHLHYRAILDSLAEQA; encoded by the coding sequence ATGGGATTCGCCGACTATGGTCCCGCCGACGGCTTTGTTGTGGTCAACGCGCACGCCGGGTTGTCGTGCAGGCTCGATATCCGGGCCGCCACGCCGGTTGCCGAAGCTGCGGGTATTCGGCTTATCTCCCCGGACCGCCCCGGCATCGGCTTGTCGGATCCGAGCCCCGGACGGACGGTCCTGGACTGGGCCGACGATGTCGAGGAGCTCGTCGACCATCTGGGGATCGAGCGCATGGGCGTGCTGGGGTGGTCGATGGGCGGTCAGTACGCCGCGGCGCTCGGCTATGCGCTAGCGCCCCGAATCAATCGGGTCGCGATCGTGGCCGGTGCCCTACCGCTCACCGAGGAAGGCGCGTTCGCCGGACTCGCCGCAATGGAACGACGGTTGACGCGTCTTTCGCAACGGTGGCCCGCCCTGGCAGAGATGTCGTTGCGGTCCCTCGCAGTCATGGCTTTGCGTATGCCGTGCTCGTTCGTCCGGATGGCCGGGCGGAGCCTGGGTCCGGCCGACGCCGAGGTGGTGTCCGGCGAACGCGAGTTCTACGCCGCGATGACCAACGAGGCGTTACGGAGCCCCTCCGGCATCGTCGAGGATTACCGCGCCTGGGCGCGGCCGTGGGGGTTCGAGCCCGAGGACCTCGAGGTTCCCGTCGACGTGTGGTGGGGCGACGCCGACCGGCTCATCCCGAAGGAATGGCCCTCCGAGCTGGCACGCCGAATTCCCAAGTCCACCTTGAATATCGGTACCGGCGGTCACTTCATGGCGCACCTGCACTATCGGGCGATCCTCGACTCCCTCGCGGAGCAGGCGTGA
- a CDS encoding TetR family transcriptional regulator: protein MDRRALIADAAIDVIAEAGARSLTHRAIDRRLGLPLGSTSYYFRTRRDLIGVVVDRIHLQSKEDFAKSGLVPVAASCVADVVEGVAKSLEQTIAGRRKQLLARCALMVELVDDPPLRMRLMVSLFSREKAVALFTVLGAGDPSRLASGFVQLLEGLVLDHIVGYRTPPADSDLCDIAAELAVPIEAYLVGAVSMGAG from the coding sequence ATGGATCGAAGGGCGCTCATCGCCGACGCTGCTATCGACGTCATCGCCGAGGCCGGCGCCCGCTCTCTGACGCACCGTGCGATCGATCGCCGGCTCGGGCTTCCACTCGGATCGACGTCGTACTACTTCCGGACACGGAGGGATCTGATCGGCGTGGTCGTGGACCGGATCCATCTGCAGTCGAAGGAGGATTTCGCGAAGTCGGGTCTCGTTCCAGTAGCGGCGTCGTGCGTGGCGGACGTCGTCGAGGGCGTCGCGAAGTCGCTTGAACAAACGATTGCCGGCCGCCGCAAGCAGTTGCTTGCGCGGTGTGCGCTCATGGTCGAACTGGTCGACGATCCGCCACTGCGGATGCGCCTGATGGTGTCCCTGTTCTCCCGCGAGAAGGCCGTCGCGCTCTTCACCGTGCTTGGTGCGGGGGACCCTTCCCGGCTGGCCTCGGGGTTCGTCCAGTTGCTCGAGGGGCTGGTACTCGATCACATCGTCGGATACCGAACGCCGCCAGCGGATTCGGACCTTTGCGACATCGCCGCGGAGCTGGCTGTTCCCATCGAGGCCTATCTCGTTGGTGCGGTTTCGATGGGTGCTGGATGA
- the zapE gene encoding cell division protein ZapE, with protein sequence MRHGRTRQRIFGTPDALRRSAERTGLTWDDEQRNALDRIAVAERGLYLWGTPGRGKTRLLDVLYESAPVDHKLRLHFHEFFDALHSAFVATGHSIDAAIDRIAGRAELLCFDEFHVHDVGDAMLIRRALLALFKRGTVLAVTSNYRPDELLPNPLFHEAFEPTIALLHAHLEVVELGGTHDHRRGADRTGGFASGRWVSPGADRQLAELGLQRPADDERTAVSPTGRSITARQTRDDRIWFDFDDLCAAPTTPRDYLALAARFPLWIIDNVPDPVDATPDALQRFANLVDVLSDRDVPAVFIAATDSGLAAGDRAPLDLARTASRLGQLRRLTE encoded by the coding sequence ATGCGCCACGGGAGAACACGGCAGCGGATCTTCGGCACACCAGACGCACTCCGCCGTTCGGCGGAGCGCACAGGCCTCACATGGGACGACGAGCAGCGGAATGCGCTCGACCGGATCGCCGTCGCCGAACGTGGGCTCTACTTGTGGGGCACGCCCGGGCGGGGCAAGACACGGTTGCTCGACGTCCTCTACGAATCAGCACCGGTGGACCATAAACTGCGCCTCCATTTCCACGAGTTCTTCGATGCTCTGCACTCGGCTTTCGTCGCCACCGGGCATTCGATCGATGCTGCGATCGACCGGATCGCTGGGCGCGCCGAGTTGTTGTGCTTCGACGAGTTCCACGTCCACGATGTCGGCGACGCCATGCTGATCCGCCGGGCACTGCTCGCGTTGTTCAAACGCGGCACCGTGCTCGCCGTGACGTCGAACTATCGTCCTGACGAACTCCTGCCGAACCCGCTGTTCCACGAGGCTTTCGAGCCGACGATCGCTCTGCTGCACGCCCATCTCGAAGTCGTCGAACTCGGCGGAACACACGACCACCGGCGCGGCGCGGACCGCACCGGCGGCTTCGCATCGGGCAGATGGGTGTCGCCCGGCGCCGATCGCCAACTCGCCGAACTAGGTTTGCAACGGCCGGCGGACGACGAACGAACAGCCGTCAGCCCCACCGGGCGTTCGATCACGGCCAGGCAAACCCGTGATGATCGGATCTGGTTCGACTTCGACGATCTGTGTGCGGCCCCCACCACGCCTCGCGACTACCTGGCGCTGGCCGCGCGATTCCCCCTCTGGATCATCGACAACGTTCCGGATCCAGTGGATGCGACACCCGACGCCCTCCAGCGGTTCGCGAACCTCGTTGACGTGCTGTCCGACCGCGACGTCCCCGCCGTGTTCATCGCCGCCACAGACTCCGGTCTCGCCGCCGGCGACCGAGCTCCCCTCGACCTCGCCAGGACCGCGAGCCGACTCGGCCAGCTGCGCCGCCTCACCGAATGA
- a CDS encoding OB-fold domain-containing protein — protein sequence MSDTATPAVEGWFTTGPEPALIGTSCRSCGTISFPRETTFCKNPSCSGEEFDDVELSRFGKVWSYTDAQYQPPAPYIASTDPYVPFALAAVELPEGLVVLGQVADGYGVADLKVGNPVELVIETLYTDETGERSTWRWKPVAAAENGAQA from the coding sequence ATGAGCGACACCGCGACACCGGCCGTAGAGGGCTGGTTCACCACCGGGCCGGAGCCGGCCTTGATCGGTACTTCGTGCCGATCCTGCGGGACGATCTCGTTCCCGCGGGAGACCACCTTCTGCAAGAACCCGAGTTGCTCGGGCGAGGAGTTCGACGACGTCGAGCTGTCCCGCTTCGGCAAGGTGTGGTCGTACACCGACGCGCAGTACCAGCCGCCGGCGCCATACATCGCGAGCACGGATCCGTATGTGCCGTTCGCGCTGGCGGCCGTCGAGCTGCCGGAGGGCCTGGTCGTGCTCGGCCAGGTGGCCGACGGCTACGGCGTCGCAGACCTCAAGGTCGGCAACCCGGTCGAGCTGGTCATCGAGACCCTCTACACCGACGAGACCGGCGAACGCAGCACCTGGCGCTGGAAGCCGGTCGCAGCAGCAGAGAACGGGGCACAGGCATGA
- a CDS encoding lipid-transfer protein, with translation MSARNDVAVLGVGMHPWGKWGHSFVRYGVAAARAALADSGVDWTDVDLIVGGETVRNGYGGYVAGATFAQALGWNGARVATSYAACATGAQALDTARARILAGLSDVALVVGADTTPKGFLAPVAGERWDDPDWLRFRLMGMTNPAYFALNARRRIDLYGATPEDFAAVKVKNAKHGLGNPNARYRKEVSAADVLASPVVADPLHLLDICATSDGGAAILLTSMEYARKKGIVDPVRIKAISTVTPTFPQTIMDMPNFSTDSASAVPAPERTFKESIGDAAYEEAGISPEDVDVAEVYDLATSVELDWIEDLGLCKRGEAEHLLRAGDTTIGGRIPVNPSGGLACFGEAVPAQALAQVCELTWQLRGQAEGRQVEGARVGITANQGLFGHGSSVIVSV, from the coding sequence ATGAGCGCGAGAAACGATGTGGCCGTCCTCGGTGTCGGCATGCACCCGTGGGGCAAGTGGGGCCATTCGTTCGTAAGGTACGGAGTCGCCGCGGCCCGCGCTGCCCTCGCCGACTCCGGCGTGGACTGGACGGACGTCGACCTCATCGTCGGCGGCGAGACCGTCCGCAACGGCTACGGCGGCTATGTCGCCGGCGCTACCTTCGCACAGGCCCTCGGCTGGAACGGCGCGCGCGTGGCGACGTCGTACGCCGCGTGTGCCACGGGCGCGCAAGCACTGGACACCGCGCGCGCCCGCATCCTCGCCGGACTGTCCGACGTCGCACTGGTCGTCGGCGCAGACACCACCCCGAAGGGCTTCCTCGCCCCGGTTGCCGGTGAGCGATGGGACGATCCGGACTGGCTGCGCTTCCGTCTGATGGGTATGACGAACCCGGCGTACTTCGCGCTGAACGCGCGCCGCCGCATCGATCTCTACGGCGCGACGCCCGAGGACTTCGCCGCGGTCAAGGTCAAGAATGCCAAGCACGGCCTGGGCAACCCGAATGCGCGCTACCGCAAGGAGGTTTCGGCGGCCGACGTGCTGGCCTCGCCGGTCGTCGCGGATCCGCTGCACCTGCTCGACATCTGTGCCACCTCCGATGGCGGCGCCGCCATCCTCCTGACCTCCATGGAGTATGCCCGCAAGAAGGGCATCGTGGATCCGGTTCGCATCAAGGCGATTTCGACGGTGACGCCCACCTTCCCGCAGACCATCATGGATATGCCGAACTTCTCCACCGATTCGGCGTCGGCCGTGCCCGCACCGGAACGAACGTTCAAGGAGTCGATCGGCGACGCCGCATACGAGGAGGCCGGCATCTCCCCCGAGGACGTCGACGTCGCCGAGGTCTACGACCTCGCGACCTCGGTCGAGCTCGACTGGATCGAGGACCTGGGGCTGTGCAAGCGTGGCGAGGCCGAGCATCTGCTGCGCGCCGGCGACACGACGATCGGTGGCCGTATCCCGGTCAACCCGTCCGGTGGCCTGGCCTGCTTCGGTGAGGCCGTGCCGGCCCAGGCACTCGCGCAGGTCTGCGAACTCACGTGGCAGCTGCGCGGCCAGGCCGAGGGCCGCCAGGTCGAGGGCGCCCGCGTCGGCATCACGGCCAACCAGGGCCTGTTCGGCCACGGATCGTCGGTCATCGTCTCCGTCTGA
- a CDS encoding isochorismatase family cysteine hydrolase, whose translation MTDAFDGLDEYLRPHLGSSALLVIDMQNDFTDDGPLPVPGTDRVLPRLTELVEAYRNSSKPIVHVVRLYDGDDVDLVRRTAIARDNAAIARPGSRGSQIVDGLLPRDAPRLDSELLLGGALQPVGAHEAVLWKPRWSAFHRTGLDAHLAALKVDTVVVAGCNFPNCPRATLFDASERDYRLVLAADATSQATPDRLADAQSIGVVPMPVIDLIEHVRAC comes from the coding sequence ATGACGGATGCCTTCGACGGACTCGACGAGTACCTGCGCCCACACCTGGGCTCGTCCGCACTTCTCGTGATCGACATGCAGAACGACTTCACCGACGACGGACCGCTGCCGGTTCCGGGAACCGACCGGGTACTCCCCCGGCTCACGGAACTCGTCGAGGCATACCGCAATTCGAGCAAACCGATCGTGCACGTCGTGCGGCTCTACGACGGCGACGACGTCGATCTCGTGCGCCGGACGGCCATCGCACGCGACAACGCCGCCATCGCGCGCCCGGGTTCGCGCGGGTCGCAGATCGTCGACGGACTGCTCCCGCGGGACGCACCGCGGCTCGACTCGGAACTACTGCTCGGCGGCGCCCTGCAACCGGTCGGGGCGCACGAGGCAGTGCTCTGGAAACCTCGCTGGAGCGCATTCCACCGGACCGGCCTGGACGCCCATCTCGCCGCCCTGAAGGTCGACACCGTCGTCGTCGCCGGCTGCAACTTCCCGAACTGCCCACGGGCGACGCTCTTCGATGCCAGCGAGCGTGACTATCGGCTCGTACTCGCGGCGGACGCCACCTCCCAGGCGACGCCGGATCGCCTGGCCGACGCGCAGTCGATCGGCGTGGTTCCGATGCCGGTCATCGACCTCATCGAGCACGTTCGCGCCTGCTGA
- a CDS encoding transglycosylase family protein, which translates to MAKFTVKHTLGIVVATGALVAAPLAIGSGTANAASGDWDSVAQCESGGNWGANTGNGYYGGLQFSAGTWSAHGGSGLPHNNSREEQIRVAESVLASQGSGAWPSCSQYL; encoded by the coding sequence ATGGCAAAGTTCACCGTCAAGCACACTCTCGGCATCGTCGTCGCCACCGGCGCGCTGGTCGCCGCCCCGCTCGCGATCGGCTCCGGTACCGCCAATGCGGCATCCGGAGACTGGGACTCCGTCGCCCAATGCGAGAGTGGCGGCAACTGGGGCGCGAACACCGGCAACGGCTACTACGGCGGACTGCAATTCAGCGCCGGCACCTGGAGCGCACACGGCGGATCCGGCTTGCCGCACAACAACTCCCGCGAGGAACAGATCCGCGTGGCGGAGAGCGTGCTGGCGAGCCAGGGCAGCGGCGCATGGCCGTCGTGCAGCCAGTACCTCTGA
- a CDS encoding ABC transporter ATP-binding protein/permease: MRNEPIDWNHEAVASLLWTARAFGIALVCFVVIGVLLARYTRWGRQFWLLSGAYFTGRGSWRPWLMVAAMLVLTVMGVRVMILLSYQGNEMYTSLQLAAQAFSGGDAAAMSEAKTTFWRSIAVFGVLATIHVIRSLLDYYVGQAFVILWRKWLTARVTGDWLDDRAYYRGRFIDKGIDNPDQRIQADVTDMITVSQTLSMGLVTAVTSVVAFTKILWDLSGPMEIFGIGIPRAMVVLVYVYILIATVIAFWIGHPLIRLNFLNERLTANFRYALVRLRDRAESVAFYRGESVEKAGLLGRFAYVIANAWRIVFRTLKFNGFNLGVSQVAVVFPIVIQAPRFFAGTITLGDITQSAVAFGQVSDSLAFFRQSYDVFAGYRASLIRLSGLVTADQRSRALPAVRTEHLDGAVELSSVYVRLPDGRPLIDGLDLRLTPGEALLVTGASGSGKTTLLRTLAQMWPYADGTVRRPTGSEAIFLSQMPYLPLGNLRDAVAYPARAQDLGDNVIREVLQKVALGNLVDRLDEEADWAAILSPGEQQRVAFARIVLIRPQVAFLDEATSAVDEGLEYQLYRLVREEVPECMLVSVSHRSTVDQHHTRRLELLGDGPWRMSAVAVN, from the coding sequence ATGCGCAACGAGCCGATCGACTGGAACCACGAGGCGGTCGCGAGTCTGTTGTGGACCGCGCGTGCCTTCGGGATCGCGCTCGTGTGCTTCGTCGTCATCGGCGTGCTGCTCGCGCGCTATACGAGGTGGGGTCGGCAGTTCTGGCTCCTCTCGGGCGCCTACTTCACGGGCCGCGGCAGTTGGCGGCCGTGGCTGATGGTTGCCGCGATGCTGGTGCTCACCGTCATGGGTGTGCGCGTGATGATCCTGCTCTCTTACCAGGGCAACGAGATGTACACGTCGCTGCAGCTGGCGGCGCAGGCGTTCTCCGGCGGCGACGCGGCGGCCATGAGTGAGGCGAAGACCACGTTCTGGCGATCGATCGCGGTGTTCGGAGTTCTCGCGACGATCCATGTCATCCGCTCGCTGCTGGACTACTACGTGGGCCAGGCCTTCGTGATCCTGTGGCGGAAATGGCTGACCGCTCGCGTCACCGGGGACTGGCTCGACGATCGTGCCTACTACCGTGGCAGGTTCATCGACAAGGGGATCGACAATCCGGATCAGCGGATCCAGGCAGATGTCACCGACATGATCACGGTCTCACAGACCCTGTCGATGGGTCTGGTCACAGCGGTGACGTCGGTGGTCGCGTTCACCAAGATCCTGTGGGATTTGTCGGGACCGATGGAGATCTTCGGAATCGGGATTCCGCGGGCCATGGTTGTTCTGGTCTACGTGTACATCCTGATCGCAACCGTGATCGCGTTCTGGATCGGACATCCACTGATCAGGCTGAACTTCCTCAATGAGCGGCTCACAGCCAACTTCCGCTACGCGCTGGTCCGGCTGCGTGATCGTGCCGAGAGCGTCGCCTTCTATCGCGGCGAATCCGTCGAAAAGGCTGGGCTGCTCGGAAGATTCGCCTATGTCATAGCCAACGCGTGGCGAATTGTGTTCCGCACCTTGAAGTTCAACGGGTTCAACCTCGGTGTGAGTCAGGTGGCCGTGGTGTTTCCGATCGTCATCCAGGCTCCGAGGTTCTTCGCGGGAACGATCACGCTGGGCGATATCACGCAGAGCGCGGTGGCATTCGGTCAGGTGTCGGATTCGCTGGCGTTCTTTCGGCAGTCATACGACGTCTTTGCCGGCTACCGTGCGAGCCTGATCCGGCTCAGCGGTCTGGTGACCGCCGATCAGCGGTCGCGGGCACTCCCGGCGGTTCGGACCGAGCATCTCGATGGGGCGGTGGAACTGTCGTCGGTGTACGTGCGGTTGCCGGACGGCCGTCCGCTCATCGACGGACTGGACCTGCGCTTGACTCCGGGCGAGGCTCTGCTGGTGACGGGAGCGTCCGGCAGCGGGAAGACGACGTTGCTGCGAACCCTCGCGCAGATGTGGCCGTACGCCGACGGTACCGTGCGCCGCCCGACCGGATCCGAGGCGATCTTCCTCTCGCAGATGCCGTACCTGCCGCTCGGCAATCTACGCGACGCCGTCGCATACCCGGCCCGAGCGCAGGACCTGGGGGACAACGTGATTCGTGAGGTCCTGCAGAAGGTAGCGCTCGGCAACCTCGTGGACCGTCTCGACGAGGAGGCGGATTGGGCGGCGATCCTCTCGCCCGGGGAGCAGCAACGGGTGGCTTTCGCGCGGATCGTGCTGATCCGGCCGCAGGTGGCGTTCCTCGACGAGGCGACGTCCGCGGTCGACGAGGGACTCGAGTATCAGTTGTACCGGCTGGTCCGTGAGGAGGTGCCCGAGTGCATGCTCGTGAGTGTCAGTCACCGGAGCACCGTCGACCAGCACCACACCCGGCGGCTCGAGCTTCTCGGCGACGGGCCGTGGCGGATGTCGGCGGTGGCGGTCAACTAG
- a CDS encoding acyl-CoA thioesterase II — MDGVGAGLPPTRSGDLETLLALLDLEQIDDDRFVGHHPEQVGSRTFGGQLVSQALVAAYRTVDGDRPIHAINAHFIRGGDVKAPIEYRVERHRDGRAFANRQVSAYQGGNVLFSMFAAFQDWGQGLEHSVDIPDVAGPEALPSIGDHLIGYEDRLQMFVDALKPMEMRYANDPTWVLKGTGERLNHNRVWIRADGELPGDPRLHAAALAYSSDTTVLDSILTTHGLSWGLDRIVAATVNHSIWFHRPFRFDEWTLYATESPVASGSRGLATGRFFSQDGQLLATVVQEGVIRHFPARR, encoded by the coding sequence ATCGATGGGGTGGGGGCAGGTTTACCCCCGACGAGGTCGGGTGACCTGGAGACGCTGCTCGCGCTCCTGGATCTCGAGCAGATCGACGACGACCGTTTCGTCGGTCATCATCCTGAGCAGGTCGGCAGCCGCACGTTCGGCGGCCAGCTGGTGTCGCAGGCGTTGGTCGCGGCGTATCGGACGGTGGACGGTGACCGCCCGATTCACGCGATCAACGCCCACTTCATCCGGGGTGGCGACGTCAAGGCGCCGATCGAGTACCGCGTCGAACGACACCGTGACGGCCGTGCCTTCGCGAACCGCCAGGTTTCCGCGTATCAGGGCGGCAATGTCCTGTTCTCGATGTTCGCGGCATTCCAGGACTGGGGCCAGGGGCTCGAGCACAGTGTCGATATCCCGGACGTCGCAGGTCCGGAGGCGCTCCCCTCCATCGGCGATCACTTGATCGGCTACGAGGATCGGCTCCAGATGTTCGTCGATGCGCTCAAACCGATGGAGATGCGTTACGCGAATGATCCGACTTGGGTTCTCAAAGGCACGGGCGAGCGGCTGAATCACAATCGTGTGTGGATCCGGGCCGACGGCGAGCTGCCCGGGGATCCGCGACTGCATGCGGCCGCGCTTGCGTACTCGTCGGATACCACCGTGCTGGACTCGATCCTCACGACGCACGGGCTGTCTTGGGGCCTGGACCGCATCGTCGCGGCGACGGTCAACCACTCCATTTGGTTTCACCGTCCGTTCCGGTTCGATGAATGGACTTTGTACGCAACGGAATCGCCGGTTGCGTCCGGTTCGCGGGGATTGGCGACCGGTCGGTTCTTCTCGCAGGACGGGCAGTTGCTGGCAACCGTGGTGCAGGAAGGCGTCATTCGGCACTTTCCGGCCCGTCGTTGA